The Bacillaceae bacterium S4-13-56 region TCTGATTGCAAAGATGCTGATATTGTAGTGATCACTGCAGGTGCCAATCAAAAACCGGGTGAAACAAGATTGGATCTTGTAGAGAAGAATAGTTATATCTTTAAGGGGATTGTAGAAAATGTCATGGAGTCAGGGTTTAACGGTATTTTTGTAGTAGCTACCAATCCAGTTGATATTTTAACCTATATGACATGGAAGTTTTCAGGCCTTCCTTCTCATCAAGTCATCGGATCAGGTACCATACTAGATACGGCTAGATTTCGATTCCTACTCGGAAGGTATTTTGATGTTGATTCAAGAAATATTCATGCCTATATCATTGGGGAACACGGAGACTCAGAACTTCCTGTATGGAGTAATGCATCGATAGGGGCAAGAGATATTCAAGACCTTATAAACTCTAACCCTAATAAATATCCACCTTCTGATTTAGAAAATATTTTCGTAAATGTAAGAGATGCGGCCTATCATATTATTCAACGAAAGGGTGCCACATACTACGGCATCGCGATGGGGTTAGTTCGTTTAACAAAAGCCATCTTGCATAACGAAAATTCAGTCTTAACAGTGTCCTGTTACTGCGAAGGTCAATATGGGGAAGATGATGTTTATATTGGGGTCCCTGCCATTGTGAACCGGGAAGGAATTCGTGAAATTGTGGAGCTCCCATTAAATGAAAAGGAAAAGGAACAGTTTGCAAGGTCATCTAAAATTCTTAAAGATACTTTAACACCAGTTCTTCAAAAAATCGAAGGTGGAATAAAATAGTGATTCATATCAAATCCTATACCTAGGAATTAAGGAAAGGGGTTTTAATATGAATCGCATCCTGAGTATGATCATGATTATTCTTTCTTTTGGCGTATTATGGAAATACAAGTATCGCATCTTATCAACTGTTTTGTCAGTTGGTGTGATTAGAAAACTGGGAATCCGATTTGCTTTTAGATGGCCAAAGTTAAGAAGTGCTATGATGGGAAGCGTGTTTGGAACTAGTCCTCAAACGAAATCTTATTAGTTTTAAATTTTTGTCCCCTTT contains the following coding sequences:
- a CDS encoding L-lactate dehydrogenase, with protein sequence MRRVNRVVLIGTGFVGSSYAFALLNQGIADELVLLDINKEKSEGDAMDLNHGLAFAPSYKQIWFGNYSDCKDADIVVITAGANQKPGETRLDLVEKNSYIFKGIVENVMESGFNGIFVVATNPVDILTYMTWKFSGLPSHQVIGSGTILDTARFRFLLGRYFDVDSRNIHAYIIGEHGDSELPVWSNASIGARDIQDLINSNPNKYPPSDLENIFVNVRDAAYHIIQRKGATYYGIAMGLVRLTKAILHNENSVLTVSCYCEGQYGEDDVYIGVPAIVNREGIREIVELPLNEKEKEQFARSSKILKDTLTPVLQKIEGGIK
- a CDS encoding sodium:proton antiporter, which translates into the protein MNRILSMIMIILSFGVLWKYKYRILSTVLSVGVIRKLGIRFAFRWPKLRSAMMGSVFGTSPQTKSY